One window of Bacteroidota bacterium genomic DNA carries:
- the infB gene encoding translation initiation factor IF-2, which yields MEEGKTYRLSKVASEFNVAVSTILEFLNKKGHKIDSNPNTKITGDVYDILVKEYHSEKQVKEVSKKIDIGIVRHESVTVEKPRDKEKDTDVDDDRELLIKNVPPANYAKEKDPDAKAIEKPTPKAAEPVAELPVEEVKEKKVKEKVKEVEEPSVEPEVIEEPVKPVKKASAKAKTEVPVEEVPVVEPEKEIEPIPEEPVKEDESGIRIVGKIDLDALRKSGSGKKPKKEIKKKGAKEEPEAVEETAKEVAAPETQPETITPEVISETPAEVVTPETPIADVAPEVIEIVPPVRDENFIETEYTKLEGPKILGKIELKPPVDNSRKLVASSADDKLQAKKKKRKRIKKATPASATAPGAEAPKTENKAPKSKFAKPKKEIRKTEVSEDEIDKQIKETLARLSAPTKSKASKYRRQKRDQVMAHAEEEMIRAEEDKKVLKATEFVTANELAQMMNVKVTEVISTCMTLGLFVSINQRLDAETLAIVAEEFGYKVEFVSADVQEAIQDDIDAPEDLISRHPIVTVMGHVDHGKTSLLDYIRRSNVIAGEAGGITQHIGAYLVKLDNGKKITFLDTPGHEAFTAMRARGAAVTDISIVVVAADDHVMPQTIEAINHSQAAKVPIVFAINKIDKDGANPERIREDLSKMNILVEEWGGKYQCQEISAKKGINVESLLEKVLLEAEMLDLKANPSRRAMGTVLESSLEKGRGYVAKLLVQNGTLRVGDVVLAGYAVGRVKAMYNERNQKIDETGPATPVLMLGLSGAPQAGDAFNVMADEHEAKEIANKRMQLQREQGLRTQKHITLDEIGRRIAIGDFKELNIIIKGDVDGSVEALSDSLLKLSTKEVLVNVIHKSVGQITESDVLLASASNAIIIGFQVRPSLNARKLAEAEQIDIRLYSIIYTAINELKSAIEGMLSPEIEEKITCNLEIREVFKITKVGTIAGCFVLDGKISRNSKIRIIRNGIVVYTGLLGSLKRFKDEAKEVNVGLECGLNIENFNDIKVGDIIEGYEEFEVKRKL from the coding sequence ATGGAAGAAGGCAAAACGTACAGGCTTAGTAAAGTGGCAAGCGAATTCAACGTTGCGGTTTCGACGATCCTCGAATTTCTGAATAAGAAAGGGCATAAGATCGACAGTAACCCCAATACAAAAATAACCGGCGATGTCTATGATATCCTGGTTAAAGAATACCACTCTGAAAAGCAGGTAAAGGAAGTTTCGAAAAAAATTGATATTGGTATCGTACGGCACGAAAGTGTTACCGTGGAAAAACCACGCGATAAAGAAAAAGATACCGATGTTGATGATGACAGGGAACTCCTGATTAAAAATGTGCCCCCGGCAAACTATGCTAAAGAAAAAGATCCGGACGCAAAGGCCATTGAAAAACCAACGCCCAAAGCTGCAGAACCTGTGGCTGAACTTCCCGTTGAAGAAGTTAAAGAGAAAAAAGTAAAAGAAAAGGTTAAAGAAGTTGAAGAACCTTCCGTTGAACCTGAAGTTATTGAAGAACCTGTAAAACCGGTAAAGAAAGCTTCTGCGAAAGCCAAAACGGAAGTCCCGGTTGAGGAAGTTCCCGTTGTTGAACCTGAAAAGGAAATTGAACCCATACCCGAAGAACCTGTTAAAGAAGACGAATCGGGAATCAGAATAGTCGGCAAGATTGACCTTGATGCACTGCGCAAATCAGGCTCCGGCAAGAAACCTAAAAAGGAAATAAAGAAAAAGGGTGCAAAAGAAGAACCTGAAGCGGTTGAAGAAACGGCGAAAGAGGTTGCTGCACCTGAAACTCAACCGGAAACAATAACTCCTGAAGTTATTTCCGAAACACCCGCTGAGGTTGTTACTCCTGAAACTCCCATAGCCGATGTCGCTCCTGAAGTGATAGAAATTGTGCCTCCTGTAAGAGATGAGAATTTTATTGAAACCGAATATACCAAGCTTGAAGGTCCGAAAATTCTCGGCAAAATTGAGCTGAAGCCACCGGTTGATAATTCGCGCAAGCTTGTTGCATCATCGGCCGATGATAAACTGCAGGCTAAAAAGAAAAAGCGCAAAAGAATAAAAAAGGCTACACCGGCATCGGCTACAGCACCGGGCGCCGAAGCTCCGAAAACCGAAAACAAAGCTCCGAAAAGCAAGTTTGCCAAGCCTAAAAAAGAAATCAGGAAAACGGAGGTTTCAGAGGATGAGATTGATAAACAAATCAAAGAAACCCTTGCCCGCCTGAGTGCTCCTACAAAATCAAAAGCATCAAAATACCGCAGGCAGAAACGCGACCAGGTAATGGCGCATGCCGAAGAAGAAATGATTCGGGCCGAGGAAGATAAAAAAGTACTCAAGGCCACGGAATTTGTGACCGCCAACGAACTCGCCCAGATGATGAACGTGAAAGTTACCGAAGTCATATCAACCTGTATGACACTCGGACTCTTCGTTTCTATCAATCAACGCCTCGATGCCGAAACACTGGCTATTGTTGCTGAAGAATTCGGGTATAAAGTAGAATTCGTAAGTGCCGACGTTCAGGAAGCTATTCAGGACGATATAGACGCACCCGAAGACCTTATCTCACGTCATCCCATCGTTACGGTTATGGGACACGTTGACCACGGTAAAACATCGCTGCTCGACTACATCCGCCGGTCGAACGTTATTGCCGGTGAAGCCGGTGGTATTACACAGCACATCGGTGCTTACCTGGTGAAGCTCGACAATGGCAAGAAAATTACCTTCCTCGATACTCCCGGTCACGAAGCATTTACAGCCATGCGTGCCCGTGGTGCCGCGGTTACAGATATTTCTATCGTGGTAGTTGCCGCCGACGATCATGTGATGCCGCAAACCATTGAGGCCATTAACCACTCACAGGCAGCGAAAGTTCCTATCGTATTCGCGATTAATAAAATTGATAAAGACGGCGCCAATCCTGAAAGAATCCGCGAAGACCTTAGCAAGATGAACATTCTTGTTGAAGAATGGGGCGGTAAATATCAGTGTCAGGAAATATCGGCCAAGAAAGGGATTAACGTTGAGAGCCTGCTCGAAAAAGTATTGCTTGAAGCAGAAATGCTCGACCTGAAAGCCAATCCCTCAAGACGTGCCATGGGCACTGTGCTTGAATCATCACTTGAAAAAGGTCGTGGTTATGTAGCCAAATTGCTTGTGCAGAACGGAACACTCCGCGTTGGCGATGTCGTACTGGCAGGCTATGCCGTGGGTCGTGTTAAAGCGATGTACAACGAGCGCAACCAGAAAATTGACGAGACCGGTCCTGCAACTCCTGTGCTGATGCTCGGTTTGAGCGGTGCTCCTCAGGCCGGCGACGCATTCAATGTTATGGCCGACGAACACGAAGCCAAAGAAATTGCAAACAAAAGAATGCAGCTGCAACGTGAGCAGGGTCTGCGTACACAAAAACATATTACACTCGATGAAATCGGACGCCGTATTGCTATTGGCGACTTCAAGGAACTAAACATCATCATCAAAGGTGACGTGGACGGCTCTGTGGAGGCTCTGTCTGATTCACTGCTCAAACTTTCTACCAAGGAAGTACTGGTCAATGTTATTCATAAATCGGTCGGTCAGATTACCGAATCCGACGTATTGCTGGCATCGGCATCCAATGCCATTATCATCGGCTTCCAGGTGCGTCCTTCGCTCAATGCACGCAAACTTGCGGAAGCTGAACAGATTGATATTCGCCTGTATTCTATCATTTATACGGCTATCAACGAGCTGAAATCAGCTATTGAAGGTATGCTTTCGCCGGAAATCGAAGAAAAAATTACCTGTAACCTTGAGATTCGCGAAGTATTCAAAATTACCAAGGTGGGCACCATTGCCGGCTGTTTCGTACTCGATGGCAAAATCAGCCGTAACAGTAAGATTCGCATCATACGCAATGGTATTGTTGTCTATACCGGTCTTCTGGGCTCACTGAAACGTTTTAAAGACGAAGCCAAAGAAGTGAATGTGGGTCTTGAATGCGGTTTGAATATCGAAAACTTTAACGATATCAAAGTGGGCGATATTATTGAAGGATACGAAGAGTTTGAGGTAAAACGCAAACTGTAA
- a CDS encoding DUF4919 domain-containing protein, which produces MKNIFRVFLSATLIIVLAAYQGFSQKISNIDFDLVKKKTQDKNSAYYYPVLIKRFINGDSTLKAQDYGYIYYGYVFSEYYNPYTENEKEKLFAEAYKNAEFSNAVLLGEEALLADPVNPGILFKLLICYDQMGKKAKAKEVARRYFNIIQCIYASGDGKSGNTAYVVIRVTDEREVTDDMDLKVLKQSLQPGNTDLLEMEYPNEKDISALYFNVSKPMLFLDNQPKK; this is translated from the coding sequence ATGAAGAATATTTTTCGCGTATTTCTTTCTGCAACGCTTATCATAGTGCTCGCTGCATATCAAGGTTTTTCTCAAAAGATATCCAATATTGACTTTGATCTGGTGAAGAAAAAAACGCAGGATAAAAACTCGGCATATTATTATCCTGTTTTAATCAAACGCTTTATTAACGGCGATTCTACCCTCAAAGCACAGGATTACGGTTACATTTATTACGGATATGTGTTCTCGGAATATTACAATCCTTACACAGAAAATGAAAAAGAAAAATTGTTTGCCGAAGCATATAAAAACGCTGAATTCAGTAATGCTGTTCTGCTTGGCGAAGAAGCGCTGCTTGCCGATCCGGTGAACCCCGGTATTTTGTTTAAGTTGCTGATATGCTATGACCAGATGGGCAAGAAAGCAAAGGCAAAAGAAGTGGCGCGACGGTACTTCAATATCATCCAGTGTATTTATGCCAGCGGCGACGGGAAAAGTGGAAATACCGCCTATGTAGTGATTCGAGTGACCGATGAGCGCGAAGTGACCGATGATATGGATTTGAAGGTCCTGAAACAATCATTACAGCCGGGGAACACTGATCTTTTAGAAATGGAATACCCGAATGAAAAGGATATCAGCGCCCTGTATTTTAATGTGAGTAAACCAATGCTGTTTCTGGATAATCAACCTAAAAAATAA
- a CDS encoding TatD family hydrolase codes for MIFADSHVHLYAPEYDADREAVIDRSISAGVEILMLPDIDSSCRTSMLELAKAHPGSCFPMLGIHPTSVKENYKDELKLLDCSIEQEKVFAIGECGIDLYWDKTFEAQQEIVFRHQADMALKYDLPLVVHSRKSLNELIRILKDYKNSPLKGVFHCFPGNAPEALLLAAMGFYIGIGGVLTFKNSGLQEVVKQLPPEHIVLETDGPYLAPTPHRGKRNESSFIPLIAEKIAELKNIPIADIADVTTQNVRKLFKV; via the coding sequence ATGATATTCGCTGATTCACATGTACACCTGTATGCTCCGGAATATGATGCCGACCGGGAAGCGGTTATTGACCGTTCTATTTCGGCAGGTGTTGAAATACTGATGCTGCCCGATATTGACAGCAGTTGCAGAACCTCTATGCTTGAGCTTGCAAAAGCACATCCCGGCAGTTGCTTTCCCATGCTGGGCATTCATCCTACCTCGGTAAAAGAAAATTATAAGGACGAATTAAAACTGCTTGATTGTTCAATTGAGCAGGAAAAAGTTTTTGCAATCGGCGAATGCGGGATTGACCTTTACTGGGATAAAACATTTGAAGCGCAGCAAGAAATTGTGTTTCGGCATCAGGCGGATATGGCACTGAAGTATGATTTGCCGCTGGTTGTTCATTCCCGCAAATCGTTAAACGAACTTATTCGTATACTGAAAGATTATAAAAACAGCCCGTTAAAAGGCGTTTTCCATTGTTTTCCGGGTAATGCGCCCGAGGCTCTGCTGCTCGCTGCAATGGGATTCTATATAGGCATTGGGGGTGTGCTCACCTTCAAAAATTCAGGTTTACAGGAGGTAGTAAAACAACTGCCGCCGGAGCATATTGTTCTTGAGACCGATGGACCATATCTTGCACCAACACCGCATCGCGGAAAACGTAACGAGTCTTCGTTCATCCCGCTGATAGCGGAAAAAATTGCCGAACTAAAAAACATTCCGATAGCTGATATTGCCGATGTGACCACACAAAATGTGCGGAAGCTTTTTAAGGTTTAG
- a CDS encoding glycosyltransferase family 9 protein: protein MIKILIIRFSSIGDIVLTTPVVRCIKKQLPDAVIHYITKKQYASVLEANPYIDKLITIKKDIREVLSNLKNENYDHVIDLHKNLRSLRLRLALGKPVTSFNKLNKKKWLLVNLKINLLPKVHIVDRYLKAAGKFGVINDGQGLDYFIPAHDEVDTTALPAPFNTGYVGFVIGAKQFTKQAPPAKVVSLCQNIQKPVLLIGGPEDKLNGDDIQNALGANVYNACGSYSINQSASLIRQARMIITNDTGMMHIAAALRKPIVSLWGNTIPAFGMSPYYPKGMEYLSTIAEVNFLSCRPCSKLGFKRCPRGHFNCMMQIDEALVALKANSL from the coding sequence ATGATAAAAATTCTTATCATAAGATTCAGTTCCATTGGAGACATTGTCCTGACCACGCCGGTTGTGCGTTGTATCAAAAAGCAACTGCCAGATGCCGTAATTCATTATATTACAAAAAAGCAATACGCATCGGTACTCGAAGCCAATCCCTATATTGACAAGCTTATTACAATCAAAAAGGATATCAGGGAAGTGCTGTCAAACCTAAAGAATGAGAATTATGACCATGTAATTGACCTTCATAAGAATTTGCGCTCATTAAGATTACGTCTGGCACTTGGAAAGCCGGTAACCTCATTCAATAAGCTGAATAAGAAAAAATGGCTGTTGGTTAATCTTAAAATTAATCTGCTGCCGAAAGTTCACATTGTAGATCGTTATTTGAAGGCAGCCGGGAAATTCGGCGTTATTAACGACGGTCAGGGACTGGATTATTTCATTCCGGCACATGATGAGGTGGATACAACGGCATTGCCGGCACCGTTCAACACGGGATATGTAGGATTTGTGATTGGTGCGAAACAATTTACAAAGCAGGCGCCGCCTGCAAAAGTGGTGAGCCTGTGTCAGAATATTCAAAAACCTGTGTTGCTGATTGGCGGACCTGAGGATAAGCTCAACGGCGATGACATCCAAAATGCGCTTGGTGCGAACGTATACAATGCGTGTGGCTCTTACTCCATCAATCAGTCTGCTTCGCTGATACGGCAGGCAAGAATGATTATCACCAATGATACCGGTATGATGCACATTGCGGCCGCCTTGCGTAAACCTATTGTTTCGTTGTGGGGCAATACCATCCCGGCTTTTGGCATGTCGCCGTATTATCCCAAAGGCATGGAATATCTGAGCACCATTGCAGAAGTGAATTTCCTGTCGTGCCGCCCCTGCAGTAAACTGGGGTTCAAACGCTGTCCGCGCGGTCATTTTAATTGCATGATGCAGATAGATGAAGCGTTGGTCGCTCTGAAAGCAAACAGTCTTTAA
- a CDS encoding MBL fold metallo-hydrolase: MIKIHTFIFNDFGVNSYLLFDETNEAIIIDAACYTAAEKKELSAYIESKKLKIVRQLDTHCHIDHILGNSFIEDTYGIGLQIHPDSEELLRMAIGYASVFGFEPDRIVKPKGFVNDGDKIKFGNSELEVLHTPGHANGSICFLNREQKFVLTGDVLFNKSIGRTDLPGGDYDTLISSIREKLMVLDDATKVLCGHGPSTTIGSEREDNPFLR, encoded by the coding sequence ATGATTAAAATCCACACTTTTATCTTTAACGACTTTGGTGTAAACTCCTATTTGCTATTTGATGAAACCAACGAAGCGATAATTATTGATGCTGCGTGTTATACAGCCGCAGAAAAAAAAGAGCTCAGCGCGTATATAGAAAGCAAAAAACTCAAAATTGTGCGTCAGCTGGACACGCATTGTCACATTGATCATATTCTCGGCAATTCTTTTATTGAAGACACCTATGGCATAGGGCTTCAGATACATCCTGACAGTGAAGAGCTGTTGCGGATGGCAATCGGGTATGCCTCCGTTTTTGGCTTTGAGCCCGACCGCATTGTGAAGCCCAAAGGCTTTGTGAATGATGGTGATAAAATCAAGTTTGGAAATTCGGAACTTGAGGTCCTTCATACTCCGGGTCATGCCAACGGAAGTATTTGTTTCTTAAACCGGGAACAGAAATTTGTACTTACAGGCGATGTTCTTTTCAATAAAAGCATTGGGCGTACCGATCTTCCGGGAGGAGATTACGATACACTTATCAGCAGTATACGCGAAAAACTGATGGTATTGGATGATGCCACGAAGGTTTTGTGCGGGCACGGTCCATCAACCACGATTGGCAGCGAAAGAGAAGACAACCCATTTCTGCGATAG
- a CDS encoding M20 family metallopeptidase yields the protein MENLIEKVKLLSKEYLDDVIAWRRHFHAHPELAFEEYETASYLAWHLEKMGIEVTKGVAKTGIVALIEGKDPDSRVIALRSDMDALNVIELTNAEYRSQNEGVMHACGHDAHMASLLGTARILNELKNEFSGTVKLIFQPSEEKYPGGASVMIQEGVLENPAPVHMFGQHVLPTLDAGKIGLKAGMYMASTDEVFITVKGKGGHAATPELNIDPVVIASYIVVALQQIVSRNATPAIPSVLSFGRIIGNGRTNIIPDQVILEGTFRTYSEKWRDEAHEKIKFMSEAIAESMGGSCEVFIDKGYPFLVNDEDTTRKVKEYAIEFVGKENVIDVEMRMTAEDFAYYSQKVPSCFYRLGVRNEEKNIHSNLHTATFNIDETALETGMGFMAWIALRELGIEK from the coding sequence ATGGAAAATCTCATTGAAAAAGTAAAACTCCTGTCAAAAGAATATCTTGATGATGTAATTGCATGGAGACGTCATTTTCATGCCCATCCCGAACTGGCATTTGAAGAATATGAAACGGCCTCTTACCTTGCCTGGCATCTTGAAAAGATGGGCATCGAAGTAACAAAAGGTGTTGCTAAAACAGGCATTGTTGCACTTATAGAAGGAAAAGATCCGGATTCGCGTGTAATAGCGCTTCGTTCCGATATGGACGCACTCAACGTGATAGAATTAACCAATGCCGAATACCGTTCACAAAATGAAGGCGTAATGCACGCCTGCGGTCATGATGCTCACATGGCATCTTTGCTGGGAACGGCACGTATCCTGAACGAATTGAAGAATGAATTCAGCGGTACCGTAAAACTAATCTTTCAGCCGTCAGAGGAAAAATACCCCGGAGGCGCATCTGTGATGATACAGGAAGGCGTGCTTGAAAATCCTGCGCCCGTTCATATGTTTGGTCAGCACGTGCTGCCAACGCTCGATGCCGGTAAAATTGGCTTGAAAGCCGGGATGTACATGGCTTCCACCGATGAAGTCTTTATTACCGTAAAAGGCAAAGGCGGTCACGCTGCTACACCCGAACTGAATATCGACCCTGTGGTAATTGCTTCGTACATTGTTGTTGCCTTACAACAAATCGTGAGCCGCAATGCCACTCCTGCTATTCCATCGGTATTGTCGTTTGGTCGCATTATCGGCAACGGACGCACCAATATTATTCCAGATCAGGTTATTCTTGAAGGTACTTTCAGAACATATAGTGAGAAATGGCGCGACGAAGCGCATGAAAAAATAAAATTCATGTCGGAAGCCATTGCCGAAAGTATGGGCGGATCGTGCGAAGTGTTTATCGATAAAGGTTATCCATTCCTGGTGAACGATGAAGACACCACGCGAAAAGTAAAAGAATATGCGATAGAATTTGTCGGAAAAGAAAATGTTATAGATGTTGAAATGCGCATGACCGCTGAAGATTTCGCTTATTACTCTCAAAAAGTTCCGTCGTGTTTTTACCGACTGGGCGTTCGCAATGAGGAGAAAAACATCCACTCTAACCTTCATACAGCCACCTTTAATATCGACGAAACCGCACTTGAAACCGGTATGGGCTTCATGGCCTGGATCGCGTTGCGCGAACTGGGAATTGAAAAATAA
- a CDS encoding AbrB/MazE/SpoVT family DNA-binding domain-containing protein, translating to MDISIIPIGNSKGLRLSKSILERYHITDSVELILEKSYIILKPKSEPRKGWEKAFKKMHEKHEDHLLMPDMLHDENFEEWK from the coding sequence ATGGACATCTCAATTATTCCCATCGGAAACTCTAAAGGGCTACGGCTTAGTAAAAGTATTCTTGAAAGGTATCACATTACCGACAGTGTGGAACTTATTCTTGAAAAGAGTTATATCATTCTGAAACCAAAATCCGAACCTCGTAAAGGTTGGGAAAAAGCGTTCAAGAAGATGCACGAAAAGCATGAAGATCATCTTTTGATGCCCGATATGCTTCACGATGAAAATTTTGAGGAATGGAAATAG
- a CDS encoding type II toxin-antitoxin system PemK/MazF family toxin — translation MEIAQYSIVLVNLEPTLGHEINKTRPCVVISPDEMNKYLQTIVVAPMTSKSRDYPTRVPVKHNRKNGWVVLDQIRTIDRLRVMKILGALEEKEILKVKSILRETYID, via the coding sequence ATGGAAATAGCCCAATATTCTATTGTGTTGGTTAATCTTGAGCCAACTCTGGGTCATGAAATCAATAAAACAAGACCTTGTGTTGTCATTTCTCCTGACGAAATGAACAAGTATCTGCAAACAATTGTAGTCGCACCTATGACCAGTAAATCACGGGATTATCCAACTCGGGTGCCGGTTAAACATAACCGCAAGAATGGATGGGTTGTCCTTGACCAGATACGAACTATTGACAGGTTGCGTGTTATGAAAATTCTGGGTGCCCTTGAAGAGAAGGAGATACTAAAGGTGAAATCTATTCTCCGCGAAACTTATATAGATTGA
- the kbl gene encoding glycine C-acetyltransferase, which translates to MQKRVNEYLSAELAKLQEQKLFKNERIIESSQGAEITVKGKQCLNFCANNYLGLSSHPDLIAAAHKGIDHRGYGLSSVRFICGTQDIHKELERKVSDFLGMEDTILFSSCFDANGAVFEPLLGEEDAIITDALNHASIIDGIRLCKAQRWIYNHGDMRDVEEVDPATGKSGKGLERCLQEAAKCRFRMIATDGSFSMDGDIAKLKEICDLADKYDAMVMVDDSHSSGFLGKTGRGTHEYRGVMGRVDIITTTFGKALGGASGGCISGSKEVINWMRNKARPYLFSNTVAPAVVEGTIKVMDILMASTELRDKLERNTKYFRTKMTEAGFDIVAGDHPIVPIMFGKYPDCSKLAVEFANKMLEEGIYVIAFSFPVVPKGKDRIRVQISAGHEMEHLDKAIAAFTKVGKELGMLK; encoded by the coding sequence ATGCAAAAAAGAGTTAATGAATATCTGAGCGCTGAACTTGCAAAACTGCAGGAGCAGAAATTATTCAAAAATGAACGCATCATTGAGAGCTCACAAGGTGCCGAAATTACAGTAAAAGGCAAACAGTGCCTGAATTTCTGCGCAAACAATTATCTGGGTCTTTCATCGCACCCCGACCTGATTGCTGCTGCACACAAAGGCATTGACCATCGTGGTTATGGTCTGTCATCCGTACGTTTCATCTGCGGAACGCAAGACATACACAAAGAGCTGGAGCGTAAAGTAAGCGATTTCCTTGGTATGGAAGATACTATTTTATTCTCATCCTGCTTTGATGCCAATGGTGCTGTTTTTGAGCCTCTGCTGGGCGAAGAAGACGCAATTATTACCGATGCACTGAATCATGCTTCTATCATCGATGGTATCCGTCTGTGCAAAGCACAGCGCTGGATTTACAATCACGGTGATATGCGCGATGTTGAGGAAGTTGACCCTGCAACAGGTAAATCGGGCAAAGGCCTTGAGCGTTGCCTTCAGGAAGCTGCAAAATGCCGTTTCCGTATGATTGCCACCGACGGTTCATTCAGCATGGACGGCGACATTGCAAAACTGAAAGAGATTTGCGATCTGGCTGATAAATATGATGCAATGGTAATGGTTGACGACAGTCATTCATCGGGTTTCCTTGGCAAAACAGGCCGTGGAACGCACGAATATCGCGGTGTTATGGGTCGCGTAGACATCATCACTACCACTTTCGGAAAAGCTCTTGGTGGTGCATCCGGTGGTTGTATTTCAGGAAGCAAAGAAGTGATTAACTGGATGCGTAACAAAGCCCGTCCGTATCTGTTCTCAAACACCGTTGCTCCGGCCGTTGTTGAAGGAACCATCAAGGTTATGGACATTCTTATGGCCAGCACCGAGTTGCGCGACAAACTGGAACGCAATACCAAATATTTCCGCACCAAGATGACAGAAGCCGGTTTTGACATTGTTGCCGGTGACCATCCTATCGTTCCCATTATGTTCGGAAAATATCCCGACTGCAGCAAACTGGCTGTAGAATTCGCAAACAAAATGCTTGAAGAAGGTATTTATGTTATTGCCTTCTCATTCCCGGTTGTTCCTAAAGGTAAAGACCGCATCCGCGTTCAGATATCGGCAGGACACGAAATGGAACACCTGGACAAAGCAATTGCAGCTTTTACCAAAGTTGGCAAAGAGCTTGGCATGCTGAAATAA
- a CDS encoding NAD-dependent epimerase/dehydratase family protein, with amino-acid sequence MDKILIVGAVGQIGSELTMALRNIYGNDNVIASTRKSPPSDVVKDSGPFEFFDVVDGKKLAEISKKYDVNIIVNMAAILSAVGESNPMLAWDINMNGLINVLEVAREMKMKQVLVPSSIAVFGPGTPLECAPQETVLKPTTMYGVTKVAGELVGDYYVRKYGLDVRGLRYPGIISYETLPGGGTTDYAVGIYFDAVKHGKYECFVREDTRLPMMYMPDCLKSTIDLMQADFSTLKHHCDFNVGAMSFSAGELAASIKKYMPDFTVTYNPDFRQKIADSWPNAVDDSAAREEWGWKPAFDLDAMTKDMLENIGKKHKAGLI; translated from the coding sequence ATGGATAAAATACTTATCGTAGGAGCTGTAGGACAGATCGGATCTGAACTCACCATGGCATTAAGGAATATTTACGGCAACGACAACGTAATTGCCAGTACACGCAAAAGTCCGCCTTCGGATGTGGTAAAAGATTCCGGACCGTTTGAATTTTTTGATGTTGTTGATGGCAAAAAACTTGCTGAGATTTCAAAAAAATATGATGTAAACATCATCGTAAACATGGCCGCTATTCTTTCGGCTGTTGGTGAAAGCAACCCAATGCTAGCATGGGATATCAACATGAACGGTCTTATCAACGTTCTTGAGGTTGCCCGTGAAATGAAAATGAAACAGGTATTGGTTCCCAGTTCTATTGCAGTTTTCGGCCCCGGCACTCCGCTGGAATGTGCTCCTCAGGAAACCGTTCTCAAACCTACCACCATGTATGGTGTTACCAAAGTTGCCGGCGAACTGGTTGGCGATTACTACGTACGTAAATACGGTCTTGATGTTCGTGGTCTCCGTTACCCCGGTATCATCAGCTACGAAACACTGCCCGGCGGCGGTACTACCGACTATGCTGTTGGTATTTATTTTGACGCCGTTAAGCATGGCAAATACGAATGCTTTGTTCGCGAAGATACCCGTTTACCGATGATGTATATGCCCGACTGTCTCAAATCAACGATTGACCTGATGCAGGCAGATTTCAGCACACTGAAACACCACTGCGATTTCAATGTTGGCGCCATGAGTTTCTCAGCAGGCGAACTGGCAGCATCAATCAAAAAATACATGCCCGACTTCACCGTTACATACAATCCCGATTTCCGTCAGAAGATTGCTGACTCATGGCCAAATGCCGTTGACGACAGCGCAGCACGCGAAGAATGGGGATGGAAACCGGCGTTCGACCTCGATGCCATGACCAAAGACATGCTCGAAAATATCGGTAAAAAACACAAAGCCGGTCTGATTTAA